A window from Gallus gallus isolate bGalGal1 chromosome 7, bGalGal1.mat.broiler.GRCg7b, whole genome shotgun sequence encodes these proteins:
- the PLCL1 gene encoding inactive phospholipase C-like protein 1 isoform X2: MPSEKKISSASDCISFMQAGCELKKVRPNSRIYNRFFTLDPDLQALRWEPSKKDLEKAKLDISAIKEIRLGKNTETFRNNGLADQISEDCALSVIHGENYESLDLVANSADVANIWVSGLRYLVSRSKQPLDLMESSHNTPRFAWLKTVFEAADVDGNGIMLEDTSVELIKKLNPTLKESKIRLKFKEIQKSKEKLTTRVTEEEFCEAFCELCTRPEVYFLLVQISKNKEYLDANDLMLFLEAEQGVTHITEEMCLDIIRRYELSQEGRLKGFLAIDGFTQYLLSPECDIFDPEHKKIVQDMTQPLSHYYINASHNTYLIEDQLRGPADINGYVRALKMSCRSIELDVCDGPDNEPIICNRNNMTSPLSFQNVIEVINKLAFFASEYPLILCLGNHCSVQQQKVVVQHMKRIFGNKLYTEAPLSSEAYLPSPEKLKMKIIVKGKKLPCDQDILEGEVTDEDEEAEISRRLSEDFSREPKLIWLCKELSDLVSLCKSVQYKDFETSMKAQNYWEICSFSEAEASRIANEYPEDFVNYNKKFLSRVYPSAMRIDSSNLNPQDFWNCGCQIVAMNYQTPGPMMDLHTGWFLQNGGCGYVLRPSVMREEVSYFSANTKGIVPGVSPQVLHVKIISGQNFPKPKGACAKGDVIDPYVCIEIHGIPADCTEQRTKTVQQNSDNPIFDESFEFQINLPELAMIRFVVLDDDYIGDEFIGQYTIPLECLQPGYRHIPLRSFVGDIMEHVTLFVHIAITNRSGGGKAQKRSLSVRIGKKAREYTMLRNTGLKTIDDIFKLAVHPLREATDMRENMQNAMVSVKELCGLPPIASLKQCILTLSSRLVNSENAPSVTLCMKDAFPYLEPLGTMPDVQKKVLAAYDLMIQESRVLIETADITHDKIVQCQKAGMEFHEELHNLGTKEGLKGRKLSKAIESFAWNITVLKGQGDLLKNAKNEALENMKQIQLACLSCGLSKTGSGHADAKSKRCLEAIQEKDTGDENGRL; encoded by the exons ATGccatcagagaagaaaataagcagcGCTAGTGACTGTATCAGCTTTATGCAGGCTGGGTGTGAACTGAAGAAAGTTCGTCCAAATTCCCGGATTTATAACCGTTTTTTTACTTTGGATCCCGACCTGCAGGCTCTTCGTTGGGAGCCTTCCAAAAAGGACCTTGAGAAAGCCAAGCTCGATATTTCTGCTATAAAAGAAATAAGACTAGGGAAGAACACAGAAACGTTCAGGAATAATGGACTTGCAGACCAGATTTCTGAGGACTGTGCGCTGTCGGTAATTCATGGTGAGAACTATGAGTCCCTTGACCTGGTTGCCAATTCAGCTGACGTGGCCAATATTTGGGTATCGGGATTAAGGTACTTGGTTTCTCGTAGCAAACAACCCCTGGATTTGATGGAAAGCAGCCATAATACTCCACGGTTTGCCTGGCTGAAAACTGTCTTTGAAGCAGCAGACGTTGATGGCAATGGCATAATGTTAGAAGATACATCTGTGGAACTAATAAAGAAGCTTAACCCCACCTTAAAGGAATCAAAAATTAGATTAAAATTCAAGGAAatccagaagagcaaagagaaacTGACAACACGAGTAACAGAAGAGGAATTTTGTGAAGCGTTCTGCGAACTTTGCACAAGACCTGAAGTTTATTTCTTACTTGTGCAGATATCTAAAAACAAAGAGTATCTAGATGCCAATGACCTCATGCTGTTTTTAGAGGCTGAACAAGGAGTGACCCACATAACAGAAGAAATGTGTCTAGATATTATACGCAGGTATGAGCTTTCTCAAGAAGGACGTTTGAAAGGTTTTCTTGCAATTGATGGATTTACTCAATATTTGCTGTCCCCAGAATGTGATATTTTTGATCCTGAGCACAAAAAGATTGTCCAAGACATGACACAGCCCTTGTCGCATTACTACATCAATGCATCCCACAATACGTATCTAATTGAAGACCAACTCAGAGGGCCGGCTGATATCAATGGTTACGTAAGGGCTTTAAAAATGAGTTGTCGGAGTATTGAACTAGATGTTTGTGATGGCCCAGATAATGAGCCCATTATTTGTAACCGTAACAACATGACATCGCcactttcatttcagaatgtCATTGAGGTGATAAACAAATTGGCTTTCTTTGCATCAGAATACCCCCTTATTCTCTGCTTGGGGAACCACTGCTCCGTACAACAGCAGAAGGTTGTGGTACAACACATGAAAAGGATCTTTGGAAACAAGCTCTACACGGAAGCACCTTTATCTTCGGAAGCCTACCTCCCATCacctgagaaactgaaaatgaagataattGTAAAGGGGAAGAAGCTACCCTGCGACCAGGATATACTAGAAGGGGAAGTCacagatgaagatgaagaggCTGAAATATCCCGGAGACTGTCAGAAGACTTCTCAAGGGAACCAAAGCTGATCTGGCTCTGTAAGGAGTTGTCTGACTTGGTGTCCCTATGCAAATCTGTCCAATACAAAGACTTTGAGACATCCATGAAAGCTCAAAATTATTGGGAAATCTGTTCCTTTAGTGAAGCAGAAGCCAGTCGAATCGCAAATGAATACCCTGAAGATTTTGTCAACTACAACAAAAAGTTTCTTTCCAGGGTGTACCCGAGTGCTATGAGGATAGACTCCAGTAACTTAAATCCTCAAGATTTTTGGAATTGTGGTTGTCAGATAGTGGCAATGAACTATCAGACTCCAGGGCCCATGATGGACCTGCATACTGGCTGGTTTCTACAGAATGGTGGATGCGGGTATGTTCTCAGGCCTTCGGTAATGCGTGAAGAAGTGTCTTATTTCAGTGCAAATACAAAGGGCATTGTTCCGGGGGTCTCTCCCCAAGTTCTACATGTCAAAATAATCAGTGGACAGAACTTTCCAAAGCCCAAAGGTGCGTGTGCAAAAGGGGATGTCATAGATCCCTATGTTTGTATAGAAATACATGGGATTCCTGCAGATTGCACTGAACAAAGAACTAAAACTGTTCAGCAAAACAGTGATAACCCAATTTTTGATGAGAGCTTTGAGTTCCAGATCAATCTACCAGAGTTGGCCATGATCCGTTTTGTTGTTTTGGATGATGACTACATTGGGGATGAGTTCATCGGCCAGTACACCATCCCACTGGAGTGCCTGCAGCCTGGATACAGGCACATACCGCTGCGGTCTTTTGTTGGTGATATCATGGAGCACGTTACGCTGTTTGTTCATATTGCAATAACCAATCGAAGTGGAGGTGGAAAGGCCCAAAAGCGCAGCCTCTCTGTGAGGATAGGAAAGAAAGCAAGGGAGTACACCATGCTGAGGAACACTGGGCTCAAGACTATTGACGACATCTTTAAGTTGGCTGTGCATCCACTACGAGAGGCCACCGACATGAGAGAGAACATGCAG aaCGCCATGGTGTCCGTTAAAGAGCTGTGTGGGCTGCCACCCATCGCAAGCCTGAAGCAGTGCATCCTGACCCTGTCCTCGCGGCTCGTCAACAGTGAGAATGCACCCTCTGTTACCCTCTGTATGAAGGACGCGTTTCCTTACCTAGAGCCTCTGGGGACCATGCCTGACGTGCAGAAAAAGGTTCTGGCTGCATATGACCTG aTGATTCAAGAGAGCAGGGTTCTTATCGAGACGGCAGACATCACTCACGACAAGATCGTTCAGTGTCAGAAAGCAG